One genomic region from Amaranthus tricolor cultivar Red isolate AtriRed21 chromosome 12, ASM2621246v1, whole genome shotgun sequence encodes:
- the LOC130828766 gene encoding tyrosine-protein phosphatase RLPH2-like — translation MTSDLGDEERLVICIGDVHGYYSKLKNLWCNLKFQTNPSQFNKALIIFLGDYCDKGPDTNKVIDFLIDLPSKYPNQKHVFLLGNHDFGFSAFLGLLPPPCDGSEFKEGWKEYDESIKELEGWYCGEGYEDMHVQGRRWGGKIKIKLNQATGTYFKGSVNSSGPTFESYGVPHGSFDLRNAVPDEHKKFLANLVWFHEEDNVWVENAEGRKKCKLIAVHAGIHREKPVVQQLKLLKSKDTSKPVVDCVHGRENFRDMPQELKEHPTIVVSGHHGRLHINDLRLIIDEMGGHEHRPLAAIILPSMKVIRDTDCSDENKI, via the exons ATGACTAGTGACTTGGGAGATGAAGAGAGATTGGTAATATGCATAGGTGATGTCCATGGATACTACTCAAAGCTCAAAAATCTATGGTGCAATCTCAAATTTCAAACAAACCCATCTCAATTTAACAAAGCCTTAATCATATTTCTTGGAGATTATTGTGATAAGGGTCCAGATACAAATAAAGTGATCGATTTCCTAATTGATCTCCCTTCAAAATACCCGAATCAAAAGCATGTGTTTCTGTTAGGGAACCATGATTTCGGGTTTTCGGCCTTTCTAGGACTACTTCCACCACCTTGTGATGGGTCGGAGTTTAAGGAAGGATGGAAAGAGTATGATGAAAGTATTAAAGAGTTAGAAGGATGGTATTGTGGTGAAGGGTATGAGGATATGCATGTGCAAGGGAGAAGATGGGGTGGGAAGATCAAAATTAAGCTCAATCAAGCTACTGGCACTTATTTTAAGGGATCTGTTAATAGTTCTGGCCCTACTTTTGAGTCTTATGGAGTTCCTCATGGGTCTTttg ATTTGAGAAATGCAGTGCCTGATGAGCACAAGAAGTTTCTTGCTAATTTGGTTTGGTTTCATGAAGAG GATAATGTTTGGGTTGAAAATGCGGAGGGCCGGAAGAAGTGTAAGCTGATAGCAGTGCATGCTGGAATTCATCGAGAAAAACCAGTGGTACAGCAACTAAAGCTCCTAAAATCTAAGGACACTTCCAAACCAGTGGTAGATTGTGTTCATGGGAGGGAAAACTTTCGGGATATGCCACag GAACTGAAAGAACATCCAACCATTGTAGTAAGTGGTCACCATGGAAGGCTTCATATAAATGATCTGAGACTTATAATTGACGAAATGGGTGGGCATGAACACAGGCCATTGGCTGCTATCATCCTCCCATCCATGAAAGTTATCCGTGATACTGATTGTTCTGATGAAAATAAGATTTGA